The following proteins are co-located in the Myroides profundi genome:
- a CDS encoding DHH family phosphoesterase translates to MMNEKYIEQLQSILSSPKKISIIPHRNPDGDAIGSTLGLYHVLKALGHEAYIISPNDFPHFLAWMPASEDIIIFDKKRELANQILSSSDYIFTLDFNILLRTGDEMEKVLEKMTAPFVMIDHHQMPGDYATLTFSNPEFGSTCELLYTIIQALKLTHLVDKDAATCIYTGIVTDSGSFRFPKTNANTHRVIAELIDKGIDNPAIHNALFDNSNYNRLQLLGKALQNMVILPEYNTSYIFLTDKELNEFQHQKGDTEGFVNYGLSIKGIDLTFFFIERKDEGIVKISLRSQGNMDVNQLARKYFEGGGHVNAAGGKSTLSLEDTITRFTDIIKKHKKEFYV, encoded by the coding sequence ATGATGAATGAAAAATATATAGAGCAGCTACAATCTATTTTAAGCTCGCCAAAAAAGATAAGTATTATCCCTCATAGAAACCCTGATGGTGACGCCATTGGTTCTACACTAGGGCTTTACCATGTATTAAAAGCTTTAGGACATGAAGCGTATATTATATCTCCTAATGATTTTCCACACTTCCTTGCCTGGATGCCTGCAAGTGAAGATATAATCATCTTTGATAAAAAAAGAGAATTAGCTAATCAGATTCTTTCTTCTAGTGACTACATCTTCACATTAGACTTTAATATTCTATTAAGAACAGGAGATGAAATGGAGAAAGTTCTTGAAAAAATGACTGCTCCATTTGTAATGATAGACCACCACCAAATGCCTGGTGATTATGCTACATTAACCTTTTCTAATCCGGAGTTTGGATCTACGTGTGAACTTCTATACACTATTATACAAGCATTAAAACTAACTCATTTAGTTGATAAAGATGCTGCTACATGTATATATACAGGTATTGTAACTGACTCAGGTTCTTTTAGATTTCCTAAAACAAATGCTAACACTCACCGTGTTATAGCAGAACTGATAGACAAAGGAATAGACAACCCTGCTATACACAATGCTTTATTTGACAACAGTAATTATAACAGACTACAGTTATTAGGTAAAGCACTCCAAAACATGGTAATATTACCTGAATACAATACATCATATATATTTCTTACAGATAAAGAACTTAACGAATTCCAACATCAAAAAGGAGATACAGAAGGTTTTGTTAACTACGGTTTATCAATTAAAGGGATTGATCTAACCTTTTTCTTTATTGAAAGAAAAGATGAAGGCATTGTAAAAATATCACTAAGATCACAAGGCAATATGGACGTAAACCAACTAGCTCGTAAATATTTCGAAGGAGGAGGACACGTAAATGCCGCAGGTGGTAAATCAACTTTATCACTAGAAGATACAATAACACGATTTACAGACATCATTAAAAAGCATAAAAAAGAATTCTATGTATAA
- a CDS encoding Crp/Fnr family transcriptional regulator → MGRCEQCIIREFSSLKALTREELLTISETKTHFIVKKGETIFTEGDNLNGVFCIKDGFCKLTKLNSNGKDTIVKLAKNGDLLGQRSIINEETSNLTATAIEDMQICFIPKKEMMEYFTDNNKFSLLVTRDICNHLKDADKGLADHTHKTVKERLAIILLKLEEVGGINPENNALNIQLSREDLANMVGTATESCIRLLSELKKDGIIELSGKKIILKDKNELKALAQ, encoded by the coding sequence ATGGGCAGATGTGAACAGTGCATTATTAGAGAGTTTAGTTCTTTAAAAGCATTAACTAGAGAAGAGCTTTTAACAATATCTGAAACTAAAACTCACTTTATCGTAAAAAAAGGAGAAACCATCTTTACTGAAGGAGATAACCTTAATGGCGTATTTTGTATAAAAGACGGTTTTTGTAAATTAACAAAACTAAACTCTAATGGTAAAGACACTATTGTTAAGCTTGCTAAGAATGGAGACCTTCTAGGGCAACGCTCTATCATTAATGAAGAAACATCAAATCTTACCGCAACAGCGATTGAGGATATGCAAATCTGTTTTATCCCTAAGAAAGAAATGATGGAATACTTCACAGATAACAATAAATTCTCTTTACTTGTAACTAGAGACATCTGTAACCACTTAAAAGATGCAGATAAAGGCCTAGCTGACCATACTCACAAAACAGTTAAAGAGCGCCTTGCTATTATACTTCTAAAACTTGAAGAAGTAGGAGGTATTAATCCTGAAAACAATGCATTAAATATCCAATTATCAAGAGAAGATCTTGCTAATATGGTAGGTACAGCCACAGAAAGTTGTATTCGTTTATTATCTGAACTTAAAAAGGATGGTATAATAGAATTATCAGGCAAAAAGATCATTCTAAAAGACAAAAACGAATTAAAAGCATTAGCTCAATAA
- a CDS encoding heavy metal translocating P-type ATPase codes for MDKNKCYHCGNEVTTFNRIDFDDKEFCCNGCKTVYEIFSENDLSCYYDMEATPGATPEEANGKYDFLEKTEIINKLLEFNEGSTNIVSLYIPHIHCSSCIWILENLHRLNDGVIRVLVNFPEKKATITFNSENVSLKELVLLLTKIGYEPYISLKNYEDKPQAVDRSLIYKIGIAFFSFGNVMMLSFPEYFNIDDIWMREYKDFFRWLILLISLPVFFYSASPYHLAAWKGIKTKNYTIDIPMSLGIIVMFIRSTIDILFDLGPGFFDSMTMLVFFMLLGKLFQQRTYNFLSFERDYKSYFPIAITKIGEDGVEEPIQVYEVVKGDRLLIRNQELVPVDSILISESAFIDYSFVTGEAVPVEKKSGDKVFAGGKQVGDVIEIEAVNTVSQSYLTQLWSNDVFQKKVDIKYKTITDTISHYFTPVLLLISITAFIGWAFVDINAAFNVFTAILIVACPCALALTAPFTLGNAIRIYGRNKFYLKNVTVVEQMAKVNTIVFDKTGTITTNASSTIQYVGEELSREEQGDIRNIIRASNHPLSRKLYNFLSTKVVVKPEIFEEIPGKGLLGTINKKSYLIGSPSLLGIQSEQVLNETSVHIQINGEYKGKFVFANHYREGVSKLFDNLTKLGYKLAILSGDNDGEREVLEKLLPSSTSLVFNQKPEEKLEYVKKLQENGGNVMMVGDGLNDAGALAQSNVGVSVSENVNVFTPASDAILDARMFESLKSFLNYSKKSVKIIKLSYILALSYNVIGITVSIMNKMSPLVAAILMPISTVSIISFVTIMSNYFAKRIIKKD; via the coding sequence ATGGATAAAAATAAGTGTTATCACTGTGGTAATGAGGTGACAACCTTTAACCGCATTGACTTCGATGATAAAGAATTTTGTTGTAATGGATGTAAGACAGTTTATGAGATTTTTAGCGAGAATGATTTAAGCTGTTATTACGATATGGAAGCTACTCCAGGCGCTACTCCAGAAGAAGCTAATGGTAAGTATGACTTTTTAGAGAAAACAGAAATTATTAACAAACTTCTTGAGTTCAATGAAGGGTCAACTAATATAGTGTCTTTATATATTCCACATATTCATTGTAGTTCTTGTATCTGGATATTAGAAAACTTACATAGGTTAAATGATGGAGTGATTAGAGTATTAGTTAATTTCCCTGAAAAGAAAGCAACAATTACATTTAATTCAGAAAACGTTTCTTTAAAAGAGTTAGTTCTTCTACTAACTAAGATAGGTTATGAACCTTATATAAGCTTAAAAAATTACGAGGATAAGCCTCAAGCCGTAGACAGAAGTTTAATTTATAAAATAGGAATAGCATTCTTTAGTTTTGGGAATGTTATGATGCTTTCTTTCCCAGAGTATTTTAATATCGATGATATCTGGATGAGGGAGTATAAAGACTTTTTTAGATGGCTTATATTACTAATTTCGTTACCTGTATTTTTTTATTCTGCTTCTCCTTACCACTTGGCTGCTTGGAAAGGGATTAAAACAAAAAATTATACGATAGACATTCCTATGTCTTTAGGAATTATAGTGATGTTTATCCGAAGTACAATTGATATCCTATTTGATTTAGGGCCTGGTTTTTTTGACAGTATGACTATGTTAGTCTTCTTTATGCTGTTAGGGAAACTGTTTCAACAACGTACATATAACTTCTTATCTTTTGAAAGAGATTATAAATCCTATTTTCCTATTGCAATTACTAAGATTGGCGAAGATGGAGTAGAAGAACCTATTCAAGTCTATGAGGTTGTAAAAGGGGATCGTCTTCTGATTCGTAACCAAGAACTAGTGCCTGTAGATTCAATATTGATTTCAGAATCAGCTTTTATTGATTATAGTTTTGTAACGGGTGAAGCTGTTCCTGTAGAAAAGAAATCAGGAGATAAAGTTTTTGCCGGAGGAAAACAAGTAGGGGATGTTATCGAAATAGAAGCTGTGAATACTGTTTCTCAAAGTTATCTAACTCAATTATGGAGCAATGATGTCTTCCAGAAGAAAGTGGATATTAAGTATAAAACTATTACAGATACGATTAGTCATTATTTTACACCTGTATTATTACTTATATCTATAACTGCTTTTATAGGTTGGGCTTTTGTAGATATCAATGCAGCGTTTAATGTGTTTACAGCTATTCTAATCGTAGCTTGTCCTTGTGCGCTAGCGTTGACAGCCCCATTTACTTTAGGTAATGCTATTCGTATCTATGGTAGAAATAAGTTTTATTTAAAAAATGTTACTGTCGTAGAACAAATGGCAAAGGTGAATACTATTGTTTTTGATAAGACAGGAACTATTACTACTAATGCAAGTTCAACTATACAGTATGTCGGAGAGGAGTTATCTAGAGAAGAACAAGGCGATATTAGAAATATTATTAGAGCATCTAATCATCCCTTGAGTAGAAAGCTGTATAACTTTTTGTCTACAAAGGTGGTTGTCAAACCTGAGATATTTGAAGAAATACCAGGAAAAGGACTGTTAGGTACAATAAACAAAAAAAGTTATCTAATAGGATCTCCAAGTTTGTTAGGAATTCAAAGTGAACAAGTGTTAAATGAAACGTCAGTTCATATCCAAATTAATGGAGAGTATAAAGGGAAGTTTGTATTTGCTAATCATTATAGAGAAGGTGTTAGTAAATTGTTTGATAATTTAACAAAACTAGGTTATAAGCTAGCTATTCTTTCTGGAGATAATGATGGTGAAAGAGAAGTATTAGAAAAGTTGCTTCCTAGTTCTACTTCGTTGGTTTTTAATCAGAAGCCAGAAGAAAAATTAGAATATGTCAAAAAGCTACAAGAAAATGGAGGGAATGTAATGATGGTAGGTGATGGACTAAATGATGCTGGGGCATTAGCTCAAAGTAATGTAGGAGTGTCTGTTTCTGAGAATGTTAATGTATTTACTCCAGCAAGTGATGCTATACTAGATGCAAGAATGTTTGAAAGTTTAAAGTCGTTCTTAAATTATTCAAAGAAATCTGTTAAAATTATTAAATTAAGTTATATCTTAGCTTTGAGCTATAATGTGATTGGTATAACAGTTTCTATAATGAATAAAATGTCTCCATTAGTAGCGGCTATATTAATGCCAATAAGCACTGTTTCTATAATCAGCTTTGTAACGATCATGAGTAATTACTTTGCAAAGAGGATTATAAAGAAAGATTAA
- the ccoS gene encoding cbb3-type cytochrome oxidase assembly protein CcoS produces the protein MSVIYFLISISVVVAGIFLYLFIRSVKSGQFDDAYTPSVRMLFDDEVKITSKEKKDKKTDNKQKENQI, from the coding sequence ATGAGTGTTATATATTTCTTAATTAGTATCAGTGTAGTAGTAGCTGGTATATTTCTATACTTATTTATTCGGTCAGTAAAAAGCGGTCAGTTTGATGACGCGTACACACCTTCAGTGCGTATGCTTTTTGATGACGAAGTGAAAATCACTTCAAAAGAGAAGAAAGACAAAAAAACAGATAATAAACAAAAAGAAAATCAAATATAA
- the ccoN gene encoding cytochrome-c oxidase, cbb3-type subunit I — protein MEVQQFYYDNKIVKKFLYASIFFGAVGMLVGLVLAVMFIFPNLTDGISWLSFGRLRPLHTNAVIFAFVGNAIFGGIYYSLQRLCKARMYSDFLSNLHFYGWQLILIGAVITLPLGFTTSKEYAELEWPIDIAIAVIWVTFGVNMIMTIIKRRERHIYVAIWFYLATFVTVAVLHIFNSLELPVSAFKSYSVYAGVQDALVQWWYGHNAVAFFLTTPFLGLMYYYLPKAANRPVYSYRLSIIHFWSLIFLYIWAGPHHLLYSALPEWAQNLGVVFSVMLIAPSWGGMINGLLTLRGVWDKVRVDPVLKFFVVGITGYGMATFEGPMLSLKNVNAIAHYTDWIVAHVHVGALAWNGFMTFGMVYWLIPRMVKTELYSKAAANFHFWIGTLGIILYTIPLYVAGFSQHLMWKDFNPDGTLKYGNFLETVTAIMPMYAMRAIGGTLYLAGVLVLIYNIYKTVKAGQPVQDELAEAPALQRISAGRLKGEGWHTHLERRPIQFTILTTVAILIGGLVQIVPTIFVKSNIPTITSVKPYTPLELEGRDLYIREGCVGCHSQMIRPFRSEVERYGEYSKSGEYVYDHPFLWGSKRTGPDLFRVGGKYSDSWHYNHMYDPQSTSPNSIMPGYKWLFANKNADYSDIETKMSVMRTLGVPYTDEDIANAKASIKAQSEEIAKNLEGDPDYVKSYEDSKKRAQAKGEEFIPMSDREIVAVIAYLQRLGTDIKKVEE, from the coding sequence ATGGAAGTGCAACAATTTTATTATGACAACAAAATTGTAAAGAAATTTCTTTATGCTTCAATATTTTTTGGAGCTGTCGGGATGCTTGTAGGATTAGTTTTAGCAGTGATGTTTATATTTCCTAACTTAACAGATGGAATATCTTGGTTGAGTTTCGGGAGATTGCGTCCATTGCATACTAATGCTGTGATTTTTGCGTTCGTTGGTAACGCAATTTTCGGAGGAATATACTATTCTTTACAAAGGTTATGTAAAGCCAGAATGTACAGTGACTTTTTAAGTAATCTTCACTTTTACGGATGGCAATTAATTTTAATTGGTGCTGTAATTACCTTACCATTAGGTTTTACAACATCAAAAGAGTACGCTGAATTAGAATGGCCTATTGATATTGCGATTGCAGTGATTTGGGTAACATTCGGTGTTAATATGATTATGACGATTATCAAAAGAAGAGAGCGTCATATTTATGTTGCAATATGGTTCTACTTAGCGACTTTTGTTACCGTAGCAGTATTACATATCTTTAACTCTTTAGAGTTACCTGTAAGTGCATTTAAATCTTACTCTGTGTATGCAGGGGTACAAGATGCATTAGTACAGTGGTGGTATGGACATAATGCGGTGGCATTCTTCTTAACGACACCTTTCTTAGGGTTAATGTATTATTATTTACCAAAAGCAGCGAATAGACCAGTTTATTCTTATAGACTATCTATTATTCACTTCTGGTCTTTAATTTTCTTATACATCTGGGCAGGTCCTCACCACTTATTGTATTCAGCATTACCAGAATGGGCTCAAAACTTAGGAGTTGTGTTCTCAGTAATGTTAATTGCACCATCTTGGGGAGGTATGATCAACGGTCTTTTAACTCTTCGTGGAGTTTGGGATAAAGTAAGAGTTGATCCAGTATTAAAATTCTTCGTAGTAGGTATTACTGGATATGGTATGGCTACTTTTGAAGGACCAATGTTATCTCTTAAAAACGTAAACGCTATTGCTCACTATACTGACTGGATCGTAGCTCACGTACACGTTGGAGCATTAGCTTGGAACGGATTCATGACATTTGGTATGGTGTACTGGTTAATTCCTAGAATGGTTAAAACAGAGCTTTATTCTAAAGCAGCGGCTAACTTCCACTTCTGGATTGGTACATTAGGTATTATCTTATATACTATTCCATTATATGTAGCAGGTTTCTCTCAACACTTAATGTGGAAAGACTTTAACCCTGATGGAACTTTAAAATATGGTAACTTCTTAGAAACAGTTACAGCTATTATGCCAATGTATGCAATGCGTGCTATTGGAGGTACATTGTATTTAGCAGGGGTATTAGTATTGATTTACAATATCTATAAAACTGTAAAAGCTGGTCAACCAGTTCAAGATGAATTAGCTGAAGCACCTGCATTACAACGAATTTCTGCTGGTAGATTAAAAGGAGAAGGATGGCATACTCATTTAGAGAGAAGACCTATTCAGTTTACTATTTTAACTACAGTAGCTATCTTAATTGGAGGATTAGTACAGATTGTTCCTACAATATTTGTGAAATCAAATATTCCTACTATTACAAGTGTTAAACCATATACTCCTTTAGAATTAGAAGGTCGTGACCTATATATTAGAGAAGGTTGTGTGGGATGTCACTCACAAATGATTCGTCCTTTCCGTTCAGAAGTTGAAAGATATGGTGAGTACTCAAAATCAGGAGAATATGTTTACGATCACCCATTCTTATGGGGGTCTAAGAGAACAGGTCCAGATTTATTTAGAGTAGGAGGTAAGTATTCTGATAGTTGGCATTATAACCACATGTATGACCCTCAGTCAACATCTCCAAATTCAATCATGCCTGGATATAAATGGTTATTTGCTAATAAAAATGCAGACTACTCAGACATAGAAACTAAAATGAGTGTAATGAGAACTTTAGGAGTTCCATATACAGATGAGGATATTGCTAACGCAAAAGCTTCTATTAAAGCACAATCTGAAGAGATTGCTAAGAATTTAGAAGGAGATCCTGACTATGTTAAGTCATACGAGGATAGTAAAAAACGTGCACAAGCAAAAGGTGAAGAGTTTATACCTATGAGTGATCGTGAGATTGTAGCAGTGATTGCTTATCTACAACGTTTAGGTACCGACATTAAAAAGGTAGAAGAATAA
- a CDS encoding CcoQ/FixQ family Cbb3-type cytochrome c oxidase assembly chaperone: MLKFIKHNMETIGGVEIFPIISLIIFFTFFVGLFVWVATYKKDTIEELSNMPFMDDEEHNVDSNSRKL; encoded by the coding sequence ATGCTAAAATTCATTAAACATAATATGGAAACAATAGGTGGAGTGGAGATATTCCCTATTATATCACTTATTATTTTCTTTACATTCTTTGTTGGACTTTTCGTGTGGGTTGCTACTTATAAGAAAGACACAATAGAAGAATTGAGCAATATGCCATTCATGGATGATGAAGAGCACAATGTTGATAGTAATTCACGAAAATTATGA
- a CDS encoding cbb3-type cytochrome c oxidase N-terminal domain-containing protein, with protein MKKFFPVYVRVPLLFAIFFLAIEWLVGGDSDKPAFVEHPVVLILLGLFLFALIAVEIVASATNKILDRLMTPEERALKQKEASRPLRDAPWVKRLMQKLTNTKTIEQEGDIMMDHDYDGIKELDNDLPPWWVGLFYVTAIFAVIYMLRYHVFDADNQVAEFEKEMIAAKEQVEEYKKNAPDMLTADQAVFSDDPTVLAAGKALFDTNCAVCHKNDGGGAIGPNLTDDHWILGGGMKNVFNTISEGGRPGKGMVPWKSNFKPSEIEKLASYVISLNGTVPAEAKAPEGDIVWSKAELTGGDASEEGAKEEASEEVAVDAETPEVKN; from the coding sequence ATGAAAAAGTTTTTTCCAGTATATGTAAGAGTTCCTCTTCTATTTGCTATTTTCTTTTTAGCGATAGAATGGTTAGTAGGGGGGGATAGTGATAAACCGGCTTTTGTAGAACATCCCGTTGTTCTAATATTATTAGGTTTATTCTTGTTCGCATTGATTGCTGTTGAAATTGTAGCATCTGCAACAAACAAGATTTTGGATCGCTTAATGACTCCTGAAGAGAGAGCTCTAAAACAAAAAGAAGCTAGTCGTCCATTAAGAGATGCCCCTTGGGTAAAACGCTTAATGCAGAAATTGACTAACACTAAAACAATTGAGCAAGAAGGCGATATCATGATGGATCATGATTATGATGGAATTAAAGAGTTAGATAATGATTTACCACCATGGTGGGTTGGACTTTTCTATGTAACTGCAATTTTTGCTGTAATCTATATGTTGAGATATCACGTATTTGATGCAGATAATCAAGTTGCTGAGTTTGAAAAAGAAATGATAGCTGCTAAAGAACAAGTTGAGGAGTACAAGAAAAATGCTCCTGACATGTTAACAGCGGATCAAGCAGTATTCTCTGACGATCCAACTGTATTAGCTGCTGGTAAAGCACTTTTTGATACTAACTGTGCTGTATGTCATAAGAATGATGGTGGTGGAGCTATCGGACCTAACTTAACAGATGATCATTGGATCTTAGGTGGTGGAATGAAAAATGTCTTCAACACTATTTCTGAAGGTGGACGTCCTGGAAAAGGAATGGTGCCTTGGAAGTCAAATTTCAAACCATCTGAAATTGAAAAGTTAGCTTCTTATGTTATTTCTCTTAATGGTACAGTTCCTGCAGAGGCTAAAGCTCCAGAAGGAGATATCGTATGGTCTAAAGCAGAATTGACAGGAGGAGATGCTTCAGAAGAAGGTGCAAAAGAAGAAGCTTCAGAAGAGGTTGCTGTAGATGCAGAAACTCCTGAAGTAAAGAATTAA
- the ccoG gene encoding cytochrome c oxidase accessory protein CcoG, whose protein sequence is MATIHDESFRDSIGTIDKDGKRAWIYPKKPSGPFYNKRKIVSYALILFLFAAPFIKINGNQFLLFNVIDRKFNIFGFPFWPQDFYLVVISMIIGVVFVTLFTVSFGRIFCGWICPQTIFMEMVFRRIEYWIDGDRGAQMRLDKQPWTSEKIRKRVLKWFIFFVISFLIANVFLAYIIGSDVVLQMMKDGPADHMGRFMGLMIFTGAFYFVFTWFREQVCVIACPYGRLQGVLLDNKSIIVAYDHVRGEATNGRAKFKKGIDRTAEGIGDCIDCKQCVNVCPTGIDIRNGTQLECVNCTACIDECDHMMESVGLPTGLIRYASESEISEGTKFKFSLRQKGYVAVLCILMTILVGLLFLRTDIEATVLRVAGQTYTHVTVDDKENIRNVYTFKVVNKTMKDFENVSFKLSSPETGAITLVGNPIIKVEKEGYAEGTMFIDVPQFLLESHRTKVKIEVYEGDKLIQTTSTNFLGPRTLD, encoded by the coding sequence ATGGCTACAATACATGATGAGAGTTTCCGTGACTCCATAGGTACAATTGACAAAGATGGTAAAAGAGCTTGGATCTATCCTAAAAAACCTTCGGGCCCTTTTTATAATAAACGTAAGATCGTAAGTTACGCTCTTATATTGTTTCTTTTTGCGGCGCCATTTATTAAGATAAATGGGAACCAGTTTTTATTGTTTAATGTAATAGATAGAAAGTTTAATATTTTTGGTTTTCCTTTCTGGCCACAGGATTTTTATCTTGTAGTAATATCTATGATTATAGGGGTAGTTTTTGTTACCCTATTTACAGTTTCATTTGGTCGTATATTTTGTGGTTGGATCTGTCCTCAAACGATTTTTATGGAAATGGTTTTTAGACGTATTGAATATTGGATTGATGGTGATAGAGGGGCTCAAATGCGTTTAGATAAACAACCTTGGACTTCTGAGAAGATTAGAAAGAGAGTATTAAAGTGGTTTATTTTCTTCGTTATTTCCTTTTTGATTGCTAATGTTTTCTTAGCTTATATTATTGGAAGTGATGTAGTCCTTCAAATGATGAAAGATGGACCAGCAGATCATATGGGACGTTTTATGGGACTGATGATATTTACCGGAGCTTTTTATTTTGTATTTACATGGTTTAGAGAGCAAGTATGTGTTATCGCTTGTCCTTATGGTAGATTACAAGGAGTATTATTAGATAATAAATCTATAATCGTAGCTTATGATCACGTACGTGGTGAAGCGACAAACGGAAGAGCTAAGTTTAAAAAAGGGATTGATAGAACTGCAGAAGGAATTGGAGATTGTATCGACTGTAAACAATGTGTAAATGTATGTCCAACAGGTATTGATATACGTAATGGTACTCAGTTAGAGTGTGTGAACTGTACAGCTTGTATTGATGAGTGTGATCACATGATGGAGAGTGTTGGTTTACCTACTGGTTTAATACGTTATGCATCTGAGTCAGAAATATCAGAAGGTACTAAGTTTAAGTTTAGTCTACGTCAGAAAGGTTATGTAGCTGTTCTTTGTATCCTAATGACTATTCTGGTAGGGTTATTGTTCTTAAGAACAGATATTGAAGCTACAGTGCTTCGTGTAGCAGGTCAAACTTATACACACGTCACTGTAGATGATAAAGAGAATATTAGAAACGTTTATACCTTTAAGGTAGTAAATAAAACGATGAAGGATTTCGAGAATGTAAGCTTTAAGTTATCTTCACCAGAAACAGGTGCTATTACTTTAGTAGGGAACCCAATTATAAAAGTGGAGAAAGAAGGTTATGCAGAAGGAACTATGTTTATTGATGTTCCACAGTTCTTGTTAGAAAGTCATCGTACAAAAGTTAAAATAGAGGTTTATGAAGGAGATAAGTTGATTCAAACAACATCAACAAACTTCTTAGGCCCTAGAACATTGGATTAA
- a CDS encoding FixH family protein, whose amino-acid sequence MKFNFGTGIVIAMGIFMVFILQYVIRVQIDSKYDNELVTENYYQQEIEVDGKHDREVAALKLATPVSIESTTTGDISIVFPSDFDAKNITGKIFLYRPSNQKLDFDMPISLSSSNLLIPNNTLVDGRWDIAVEWSYNGSDYRNKQSLTVKKD is encoded by the coding sequence ATGAAGTTTAATTTTGGAACAGGTATTGTTATTGCTATGGGGATTTTTATGGTCTTCATTCTGCAATATGTTATAAGAGTACAGATTGATAGTAAATATGATAATGAGTTAGTTACTGAGAATTATTATCAGCAAGAAATAGAAGTAGATGGTAAGCACGATAGAGAAGTAGCTGCATTAAAGCTTGCAACTCCAGTGTCTATCGAATCAACTACTACAGGAGATATATCTATTGTGTTTCCTTCAGATTTTGACGCAAAAAATATTACAGGAAAAATATTCCTATACAGACCGTCTAACCAGAAATTAGACTTTGATATGCCTATATCACTGTCTTCTTCCAATTTGCTCATACCTAACAATACGCTGGTAGACGGTCGTTGGGATATTGCAGTAGAATGGTCTTATAATGGATCAGATTACAGAAATAAACAAAGTTTAACTGTAAAAAAAGATTAA
- a CDS encoding sulfite exporter TauE/SafE family protein, translating to MITALIFGLISSLHCIGMCGPIAMMLPVSKSNGTKKAMQIFTYHLGRISAYSILGLVFGMFGKGLYLAGLQQQMSIVVGILMIVFILIPQNKLGNFGFLKPFYFVVSKIKTKLGGQFKKQNKGTLYFIGFFNGFLPCGMVYVALFGALATQSVSIGMLYMALFGVGTIPLMSSIIYVRDMFSPKVRNGIMKYYPYVIVIFGMLFIIRGLGLDIPFLSPDNLNLFVRGEADC from the coding sequence GTGATTACAGCTCTTATTTTTGGACTGATTAGTAGTCTGCATTGTATTGGTATGTGCGGACCTATAGCTATGATGTTACCAGTTTCTAAGAGTAATGGTACTAAAAAAGCTATGCAGATATTCACCTATCATTTAGGGAGAATATCTGCATATTCTATTTTAGGACTTGTTTTTGGTATGTTTGGTAAAGGTCTTTACTTAGCAGGACTACAGCAGCAGATGTCTATTGTTGTAGGGATTTTAATGATTGTCTTTATATTAATACCACAAAACAAGCTTGGAAACTTTGGCTTTCTAAAGCCTTTTTACTTTGTAGTGAGTAAGATTAAAACTAAACTAGGAGGTCAGTTTAAAAAACAAAATAAAGGAACATTATACTTTATTGGTTTTTTTAATGGCTTTTTACCATGTGGTATGGTCTATGTAGCATTGTTTGGCGCATTAGCTACACAGAGTGTATCTATAGGGATGCTTTATATGGCTCTATTTGGAGTAGGAACCATTCCTTTGATGAGTTCTATTATTTATGTAAGAGATATGTTTTCTCCTAAAGTAAGAAACGGTATTATGAAGTATTACCCTTATGTTATTGTAATCTTTGGAATGTTGTTTATTATACGTGGCCTAGGATTAGATATTCCTTTTTTATCTCCAGATAATTTAAATCTTTTTGTAAGGGGAGAGGCTGATTGTTAG